The following are encoded together in the Zingiber officinale cultivar Zhangliang chromosome 8A, Zo_v1.1, whole genome shotgun sequence genome:
- the LOC122010673 gene encoding exocyst complex component EXO70H1-like: protein MVSAGYSKECVKVYKLLRKSVVDEGLRRLEFDQIAPNSHIHKLDWAALEIKIRSWLLAASAAVSILFSGERILLDHVFAGRDSIRESIFGDISGDSAAQFLRFPEAVAKSKRSMEKMTLLLDLYDTVSELLLEVDSVFSFESTAPVRDQALASLSKRGEAIRTTITDFEAALQTEHLTSPLPGGGVHPLTRRTMEYIAVLADYEPTLTKIFDGSHTAVSLSPSIGEHGERLEVARLLAWLMLALLCKLDAKAVTYRDAALSHLFLANNFQYVSNRAQACSLREEWAARQAAKARYHAERYEQAAWVKVASAVPAREVSPEEARERLRLFSAELEAALASQAGWVVEDTGMREEVRDAVRGMVLPAYRSFYESWKATPAVASVARFSPKDVGVLIAELFARSDHGPGPDSNSGYRIEHNTNSSRLRCSRSI, encoded by the coding sequence ATGGTCTCCGCCGGCTACAGCAAGGAGTGCGTCAAAGTCTATAAGCTCCTCCGCAAGTCCGTCGTCGACGAGGGACTCCGGCGACTCGAGTTCGACCAGATCGCCCCAAATTCGCATATTCACAAGCTGGACTGGGCGGCGCTCGAGATCAAAATCCGATCATGGCTCCTCGCCGCTAGCGCCGCCGTCTCCATTCTGTTTTCCGGCGAGCGGATTCTCTTGGATCACGTCTTCGCCGGCCGCGACTCCATCCGCGAGTCTATCTTCGGCGACATTTCCGGCGATTCCGCTGCTCAATTCCTCCGGTTCCCAGAGGCGGTGGCGAAATCGAAGCGGTCGATGGAGAAGATGACTCTGCTTCTGGACCTCTACGACACCGTCTCCGAGCTGCTGCTGGAGGTGGACTCCGTGTTCTCTTTTGAGTCTACGGCGCCCGTCCGGGATCAGGCCCTCGCTTCGCTCTCCAAGCGAGGCGAGGCGATACGCACCACCATCACCGACTTCGAAGCGGCACTCCAGACAGAGCACTTAACGTCTCCGTTGCCCGGCGGCGGAGTCCACCCGCTCACGCGTCGAACGATGGAGTACATCGCCGTGCTCGCGGACTACGAACCCACACTAACCAAGATCTTCGACGGCTCTCACACGGCAGTGTCGTTGTCGCCGTCGATTGGCGAGCACGGGGAACGATTGGAGGTAGCCAGGCTGTTGGCGTGGCTGATGCTGGCGCTGCTCTGCAAACTCGATGCGAAGGCTGTGACGTACCGGGATGCCGCCCTGTCGCACCTCTTCCTCGCGAACAACTTCCAATACGTGTCGAACAGGGCGCAGGCGTGCTCGCTGAGGGAGGAGTGGGCGGCCCGGCAGGCGGCAAAAGCGAGGTATCACGCTGAGAGGTACGAGCAGGCAGCGTGGGTGAAGGTGGCGTCGGCTGTTCCGGCGAGGGAGGTGTCGCCGGAGGAAGCGCGGGAGCGGCTGCGGTTGTTCAGCGCGGAGCTGGAGGCGGCGCTCGCCTCTCAGGCTGGGTGGGTGGTGGAGGACACCGGGATGAGAGAGGAAGTGCGCGATGCGGTCCGCGGGATGGTTCTTCCGGCGTACCGGAGCTTCTACGAGAGTTGGAAGGCGACGCCGGCGGTGGCGTCGGTGGCTAGGTTCTCGCCGAAGGATGTCGGCGTCCTGATAGCGGAGCTCTTTGCCAGGTCGGACCACGGACCCGGTCCGGATTCTAATTCGGGTTATCGGATTGAGCACAACACCAACTCCTCCCGGTTGCGCTGTTCTCGGTCTATTTAA
- the LOC122008334 gene encoding uncharacterized protein LOC122008334 isoform X2 codes for MGGCIPWNKPLTADDLAQRIPRPPLGSVRNPCRKMPSFFPQFDSIRVSPSTTATRVAESGNSKSESKFSINLTKKGSVKEKKISRCGSKGSVKEKKSQDVVLRKLLPRHLHLKSWLRQLTISGMIVSWVKVDLVEFIKAGWKASNRQ; via the exons ATGGGTGGCTGCATTCCCTGGAACAAACCGCTCACGGCCGACGATTTGGCTCAGCGGATCCCCCGGCCACCGCTGGGTAGTGTGAGAAATCCCTGCCGCAAAATGCCCTCTTTTTTCCCGCAATTTGATTCGATTAGGGTTTCTCCTTCCACGACGGCGACAAGGGTGGCGGAATCTG GAAATTCAAAGTCAGAGTCAAAATTCTCAATCAACTTGACGAAGAAAGGTTCAGTTAAGGAAAAGAAAATCTCAAGATGTGGTTCTAAAGGTTCAGTTAAGGAAAAGAAATCTCAAGATGTGGTTCTTCGCAAGCTACTCCCAAGACATCTCCATTTAAAGAGCTGGCTGCGGCAACTGACAATTTCAGGGATGATTGTCTCTTGGGTGAAGGTGGATTTGGTCGAGTTTATAAAGGCAGGTTGGAAAGCATCCAACAG ACAGTAG
- the LOC122008334 gene encoding uncharacterized protein LOC122008334 isoform X1, which yields MGGCIPWNKPLTADDLAQRIPRPPLGSVRNPCRKMPSFFPQFDSIRVSPSTTATRVAESGNSKSESKFSINLTKKGSVKEKKISRCGSKGSVKEKKSQDVVLRKLLPRHLHLKSWLRQLTISGMIVSWVKVDLVEFIKAGWKASNRIHREGNRFMDIPG from the exons ATGGGTGGCTGCATTCCCTGGAACAAACCGCTCACGGCCGACGATTTGGCTCAGCGGATCCCCCGGCCACCGCTGGGTAGTGTGAGAAATCCCTGCCGCAAAATGCCCTCTTTTTTCCCGCAATTTGATTCGATTAGGGTTTCTCCTTCCACGACGGCGACAAGGGTGGCGGAATCTG GAAATTCAAAGTCAGAGTCAAAATTCTCAATCAACTTGACGAAGAAAGGTTCAGTTAAGGAAAAGAAAATCTCAAGATGTGGTTCTAAAGGTTCAGTTAAGGAAAAGAAATCTCAAGATGTGGTTCTTCGCAAGCTACTCCCAAGACATCTCCATTTAAAGAGCTGGCTGCGGCAACTGACAATTTCAGGGATGATTGTCTCTTGGGTGAAGGTGGATTTGGTCGAGTTTATAAAGGCAGGTTGGAAAGCATCCAACAG AATTCATAGGGAAGGAAATAGATTCATGGACATACCGGGCTGA